A genomic region of Bacteroidota bacterium contains the following coding sequences:
- a CDS encoding TolC family protein, with amino-acid sequence MNKIYVRTLVLLLIVSIFETKAQQATPTKETFSFNLQQAIDYALKNKTDVANALLDEQIAKNKVKEITGIGLPQISGSFDSKYFIEIPTQLVPADFFGGPPGSFAAVQFGTKYNTAAGVTASQLLFDGTYIVGLQASKTYVELSQKAIKRTQIEAATAVAKAYYSVLVNDERMKLLDANVERIKKLADDTKALNDNGFVEKIDLDRITVAYNNLVVEKEKIKRLLELSTHLLKYQMGMNQSVQLTLTEKISDIKFQPTTTIANEKFNYSSRIEYSLFESQRKSAELKLKSERFAHMPSIFLYGNASANRMGNKFDVFDTKMGWYPTILVGGTVNVPIFSGLQKHYKIQQAKIEVAKANNNLQFMEQSIDLELASSKTNLQNATATLDMQKKNIELAEEVYRVSKLKYEQGVGSNLEVLTAETSLKESQTNYYNALFDALVAKIDFDKAIGGLVK; translated from the coding sequence ATGAACAAAATATATGTGCGTACACTAGTGCTCTTGCTTATTGTAAGCATCTTTGAAACCAAGGCACAACAAGCTACTCCAACCAAGGAGACTTTTTCGTTCAACTTACAACAAGCAATTGACTATGCGTTAAAAAACAAAACGGATGTTGCCAATGCATTGTTAGATGAGCAAATAGCAAAAAACAAGGTGAAGGAAATTACCGGAATTGGACTTCCTCAAATCAGTGGAAGTTTCGACTCTAAATACTTCATTGAAATTCCTACACAGTTAGTACCAGCAGATTTTTTTGGTGGCCCTCCAGGATCCTTTGCTGCTGTGCAGTTTGGCACAAAATACAATACTGCTGCGGGCGTTACGGCATCGCAACTACTATTTGATGGAACTTATATTGTAGGCTTACAAGCATCCAAAACGTATGTAGAATTATCTCAAAAAGCTATTAAAAGAACACAGATAGAAGCTGCAACAGCAGTGGCTAAGGCGTACTATTCTGTATTGGTAAATGATGAGCGCATGAAATTATTAGATGCTAACGTAGAGCGCATAAAAAAATTGGCAGACGACACAAAAGCCTTAAATGACAATGGGTTTGTAGAGAAAATAGATTTGGATAGAATAACTGTGGCTTATAATAATTTAGTTGTTGAGAAAGAAAAAATCAAACGTTTGCTAGAATTATCAACCCATTTACTAAAGTACCAAATGGGAATGAACCAAAGTGTACAACTTACACTAACCGAAAAAATATCGGATATTAAATTTCAGCCAACCACTACTATTGCTAACGAAAAGTTTAATTACTCTTCTCGCATAGAATACTCGTTGTTCGAGTCACAGCGCAAATCAGCAGAGCTTAAACTAAAAAGCGAAAGATTCGCGCACATGCCAAGTATTTTCTTGTATGGAAATGCAAGTGCCAATAGAATGGGAAATAAATTTGATGTGTTTGATACAAAAATGGGCTGGTATCCAACTATCCTAGTAGGTGGAACTGTTAATGTTCCCATATTTAGTGGGCTACAAAAACATTATAAAATTCAACAAGCTAAAATTGAAGTAGCCAAAGCAAACAATAACTTGCAATTTATGGAGCAGTCTATTGATTTAGAACTAGCAAGCAGCAAGACGAATTTGCAAAATGCAACCGCCACACTAGATATGCAGAAAAAAAATATAGAACTAGCCGAAGAAGTTTATCGTGTTTCTAAATTGAAATACGAACAAGGTGTTGGCTCCAACCTAGAGGTGCTAACTGCTGAAACATCACTAAAAGAATCGCAAACAAATTATTACAATGCACTATTTGACGCTCTTGTAGCTAAAATAGATTTTGATAAAGCTATTGGAGGACTAGTAAAATAA
- a CDS encoding TetR/AcrR family transcriptional regulator, which yields MENETTHKILAGAKELFFRHGIKSITMDDIAKHLGMSKKTIYQYFKDKNEVVHMLMKHTLASDQRDIECIKKESNNVIEEVMEMMKHMTKMFSSINPNLFYDIQKYHPQSWKLLDDFKKKCVEKMVEDSIEKGKKQGLVRVDVDSKVLSRLRIHEIEMAFNMDLFPPDQFQTLQVQLALTDHFLHGIYTIKGHKLINKYKEIIEEE from the coding sequence ATGGAGAACGAAACAACACATAAAATTTTAGCCGGAGCAAAAGAATTGTTTTTTCGTCATGGAATCAAAAGTATTACCATGGATGATATTGCCAAGCATTTAGGCATGTCCAAAAAAACCATCTATCAATATTTTAAAGATAAAAACGAGGTTGTGCACATGCTAATGAAACACACGTTAGCAAGTGATCAGCGCGACATAGAGTGTATAAAAAAAGAATCGAACAATGTAATTGAGGAAGTGATGGAGATGATGAAGCATATGACTAAAATGTTTAGCTCCATTAACCCTAATTTATTTTACGATATTCAAAAATACCACCCGCAATCTTGGAAGTTGCTGGATGACTTTAAAAAGAAATGCGTAGAAAAGATGGTTGAGGATTCTATTGAGAAAGGGAAGAAACAAGGTTTGGTTCGGGTTGATGTTGATTCTAAAGTCTTGTCTAGGTTGCGTATTCATGAAATAGAGATGGCTTTTAACATGGATCTATTCCCGCCAGATCAATTTCAAACATTACAAGTACAATTGGCGCTAACCGACCATTTTTTGCATGGAATATACACCATTAAAGGACACAAGCTAATTAATAAATACAAAGAAATAATTGAAGAAGAATAA
- the rseP gene encoding RIP metalloprotease RseP, producing MEVLTQALQLILSLSILVVLHEMGHFIPARLFKTRVEKFYLFFDPWFSLFKFKKGDTEYGIGWLPLGGYVKISGMIDESMDKEQMKLPPQPWEFRAKPAWQRLIIMVGGVTVNLILGILIYAMVAFVWGEKYLPNANVKYGIACDSLALQAGFRDGDKILSVDNNPVTDFNKITIEILLNKAKTVQVEREGFKMDVEMKEEIFASLIKGKNGFLDVRFPCVIDSVLPESQALKAGLLKGDKMVSINGNSAKYFQDVVKNLRANKNKEVQLVVERNTIFDTLTANVNEAGMLGFSPKPASDYMEFNVRKYGFFEAFPAGLKRGIETIDGYVKQFKVLFTTKDAHQSLGGFISIGKAYDTVWNWQRFWTFTAFLSIVLAFMNILPIPALDGGHVMFLLYEVITGRKPHEKVLEYAQYAGMILLLALLLYANGNDIIRLFTK from the coding sequence ATGGAAGTTCTAACACAAGCCTTACAATTAATCCTAAGTCTCTCTATACTAGTGGTGTTGCACGAGATGGGGCATTTTATACCTGCACGTTTATTTAAGACACGGGTAGAAAAATTTTATTTATTCTTCGATCCATGGTTTTCACTGTTTAAATTTAAAAAAGGCGATACCGAATATGGTATTGGCTGGCTACCGCTGGGCGGATATGTAAAAATATCAGGAATGATTGACGAGTCGATGGATAAAGAGCAAATGAAGCTACCTCCGCAACCTTGGGAATTTAGAGCAAAACCGGCATGGCAACGTTTGATAATAATGGTAGGTGGGGTTACGGTGAATTTAATTTTAGGTATTCTTATTTACGCAATGGTTGCATTTGTTTGGGGCGAAAAATATCTGCCCAATGCAAATGTAAAATACGGTATTGCTTGCGATTCGTTGGCGCTGCAAGCAGGATTTAGAGATGGCGATAAAATACTATCTGTGGATAACAATCCTGTAACCGATTTTAATAAAATAACGATCGAAATACTTCTGAATAAAGCTAAAACCGTGCAGGTAGAGCGTGAGGGCTTTAAGATGGATGTAGAGATGAAAGAAGAAATTTTTGCTTCTCTTATAAAAGGGAAAAATGGATTTTTAGATGTACGTTTCCCGTGTGTAATTGATTCTGTATTGCCGGAAAGTCAAGCACTGAAAGCTGGATTACTAAAGGGCGACAAGATGGTTTCCATAAATGGAAATAGTGCCAAATATTTTCAAGATGTAGTTAAAAACCTGCGTGCCAATAAAAACAAAGAAGTACAATTAGTTGTAGAGCGCAACACGATATTTGATACGCTTACCGCCAATGTGAACGAAGCGGGAATGTTAGGATTTTCGCCCAAGCCTGCAAGCGACTATATGGAATTTAATGTGCGCAAGTATGGCTTTTTTGAAGCATTTCCTGCTGGATTAAAAAGAGGCATTGAAACCATAGATGGATATGTAAAACAATTTAAAGTATTATTTACCACCAAAGACGCTCACCAATCCTTGGGAGGATTTATTTCTATTGGAAAAGCATACGATACGGTGTGGAATTGGCAACGCTTTTGGACATTTACCGCATTTCTATCTATCGTATTAGCATTTATGAATATTCTACCAATTCCTGCGCTAGATGGCGGACACGTAATGTTCTTGTTGTATGAAGTTATTACGGGACGTAAGCCGCACGAAAAAGTATTGGAATATGCCCAATACGCAGGAATGATACTTCTTTTGGCATTATTGTTGTATGCCAATGGTAACGACATCATTCGACTATTTACTAAATAA
- the hemA gene encoding glutamyl-tRNA reductase: protein MDKLKLIAFTHKNYPGEELGKLHIEDTEAQEKLTQLKVSLQLDELLFISTCNRVEFLFSTEEELTASFVKKFISTFYENLDAHTQAKLSKLALCLENEDALRHLFSVASSLDSLVVGEREIITQVRSAYEQCKKMGLTGDSIRLVVQKTIENAKEVYTKTNIARNPVSVVSLAYRKLRELNCKLDSRILIIGSGVTNTAMAQYLKKHGFKNFTVYNRTLANAENLATDLSGKAFALSDLKNHTTGFDVLVVCTGATQAIITPELYTTLVANETGKKVIVDLAMPHNVEDAVVKAFPTNYISIAELKDIAEKNLQERVSELKSCEQIIENNIAAFKEGYRARRVERAMGFVPQKVKEIKETALNEVFAKDIEQLDEKSKETLDKVLNYFEKKYISVPMKMAREIILEEIQANK, encoded by the coding sequence GTGGATAAACTTAAACTAATAGCATTTACGCATAAAAACTATCCGGGCGAAGAACTTGGAAAGTTGCATATTGAAGATACCGAAGCGCAAGAAAAACTTACGCAATTGAAAGTATCTCTTCAATTGGATGAATTATTGTTTATTTCAACCTGTAATCGGGTCGAATTTTTGTTTTCTACAGAAGAAGAGTTAACAGCTTCGTTTGTAAAAAAATTCATTTCTACTTTTTACGAGAACCTTGATGCGCACACGCAAGCAAAATTGAGCAAGTTGGCGTTGTGCTTAGAAAACGAGGATGCTCTTAGGCATTTATTTTCGGTAGCATCTTCCTTAGATTCGTTGGTGGTGGGAGAGCGTGAAATAATTACGCAAGTGCGAAGTGCATACGAACAATGCAAAAAGATGGGATTGACAGGTGATTCGATTCGGTTGGTTGTTCAAAAAACAATTGAGAACGCAAAAGAAGTTTACACCAAAACAAACATTGCTAGAAACCCGGTATCTGTGGTGTCTCTAGCGTATCGTAAATTGCGCGAACTGAACTGCAAATTGGATTCACGCATATTAATTATTGGCAGTGGTGTTACAAATACAGCTATGGCGCAGTATTTAAAAAAGCATGGCTTCAAAAATTTTACAGTTTATAATAGAACCCTTGCCAACGCAGAGAATTTAGCAACTGATTTGAGCGGAAAAGCGTTTGCCCTTTCCGATTTAAAAAATCACACTACCGGATTTGATGTATTGGTAGTATGTACAGGAGCTACGCAAGCAATTATTACTCCCGAGCTATACACCACTTTAGTAGCAAACGAAACCGGCAAAAAAGTAATTGTTGATTTGGCAATGCCGCACAATGTAGAAGACGCTGTGGTTAAAGCGTTCCCAACAAATTATATTTCTATAGCCGAATTAAAAGACATTGCAGAAAAGAATCTACAAGAGCGCGTAAGTGAATTGAAATCGTGCGAACAGATTATAGAAAATAATATTGCCGCCTTTAAAGAAGGCTATCGTGCCAGAAGAGTAGAAAGAGCTATGGGTTTTGTGCCTCAAAAAGTAAAGGAAATAAAAGAGACGGCACTCAACGAAGTTTTTGCAAAAGATATTGAACAACTAGACGAAAAGTCGAAAGAAACCCTTGATAAGGTGTTGAATTATTTTGAAAAAAAATACATCAGCGTTCCAATGAAAATGGCTAGAGAGATTATCTTAGAAGAGATACAGGCCAATAAATAG
- the hemC gene encoding hydroxymethylbilane synthase yields the protein MKAPKIIIGSRGSDLALWQANFILKKLEEAGVIAEIKIIKTKGDKIQDLSFDKIEGKGFFTKELEDALLNNEIDLAVHSCKDLPTASPKGLSIVGYSYRENPADLLLINKEAVDEKQKFNLKKEAVVGTSSSRRKSQLLAFRGDCKIEDLRGNVPTRIQKLREKKYDAILLAAAGIERLNIDLTDVWVEELSPKEYIPAAAQGVLALQTRSNDKDLIAIVRNKINEPEVEDIVSIERELLALFDGGCQIPLGIFAEKFENEHEELIYCVRVAHSKTWDATPAYYYYESKKRENFSDRFMDKIKSIKPVSVFITRDVNEKGLFYKSLSAKGFTVQGRALIDIKKIPLRPTPPTEWIFFSSKNAVKYFFDQKPQLASDVRYAVVGKGTGDELKKYGKRAEFIGYSTDTRLTGKQFAALVGSRKVLFPQAKGSFKTIQKQFTKPGQAIDLIVYESIKRNEEEIPNADILVFTSPSNVEAFFEKHKIKENQKVIAMGDATANALKEHRVVINKKPATFDDIGLVQSVLGV from the coding sequence ATGAAAGCTCCCAAAATAATCATAGGTTCAAGAGGTAGTGATTTAGCGTTGTGGCAGGCCAATTTTATTTTGAAGAAGCTAGAAGAGGCCGGTGTAATCGCAGAAATTAAAATCATTAAAACCAAAGGTGATAAAATTCAAGACTTATCATTTGATAAAATCGAAGGAAAGGGTTTTTTTACCAAAGAACTGGAAGATGCCTTATTGAACAATGAGATTGATTTAGCGGTTCATTCATGCAAAGATTTACCAACCGCATCGCCTAAAGGGCTTTCTATTGTTGGGTATTCATACCGAGAAAATCCCGCTGATTTATTATTAATCAACAAGGAGGCGGTTGATGAAAAACAAAAATTCAATTTAAAAAAAGAAGCCGTTGTTGGCACTTCATCATCTAGAAGAAAGTCGCAATTGCTTGCATTTAGGGGTGACTGTAAGATTGAGGATTTAAGAGGAAATGTTCCAACACGCATTCAAAAATTAAGAGAAAAAAAATACGATGCCATACTTCTTGCTGCTGCAGGCATAGAGCGATTGAATATTGATTTAACCGATGTGTGGGTAGAAGAGCTTTCGCCTAAAGAGTATATTCCCGCAGCTGCGCAAGGTGTGTTGGCCTTGCAAACCAGAAGCAATGATAAAGATCTTATTGCTATTGTTCGGAATAAAATTAACGAACCAGAAGTAGAAGATATTGTGAGTATAGAGCGAGAATTGCTGGCCTTGTTTGACGGTGGGTGCCAAATTCCTTTAGGAATTTTTGCTGAAAAATTCGAGAATGAACACGAAGAGCTTATATACTGCGTACGAGTAGCGCATTCAAAAACATGGGACGCAACACCGGCTTATTATTATTACGAATCTAAGAAGCGAGAGAATTTTTCGGATCGTTTTATGGATAAAATAAAATCCATAAAACCGGTTTCCGTTTTTATTACAAGAGATGTTAACGAAAAAGGATTGTTCTATAAATCCTTGTCAGCAAAAGGATTTACGGTGCAGGGGCGAGCATTGATTGATATTAAAAAAATCCCTCTTCGTCCTACACCACCTACTGAATGGATATTTTTCTCTAGCAAAAATGCCGTAAAATATTTTTTTGACCAAAAGCCTCAATTGGCATCGGATGTACGATATGCTGTAGTAGGCAAAGGTACGGGAGATGAATTAAAAAAATACGGTAAACGTGCTGAATTTATTGGCTATTCAACAGATACACGTTTAACCGGCAAACAATTTGCTGCGTTGGTAGGCAGCAGAAAAGTACTATTCCCACAAGCAAAGGGAAGTTTTAAAACAATACAAAAACAATTTACCAAACCCGGACAAGCTATTGATTTGATTGTGTACGAAAGTATTAAACGAAACGAAGAAGAAATCCCAAATGCGGATATCCTTGTATTTACAAGCCCTTCCAATGTAGAAGCCTTTTTCGAAAAACACAAAATAAAAGAAAATCAAAAAGTAATTGCTATGGGTGATGCAACAGCCAATGCGCTAAAGGAACACCGAGTAGTTATAAACAAAAAGCCGGCAACGTTTGATGATATAGGTCTAGTGCAATCTGTGTTGGGTGTTTAG